A DNA window from uncultured Methanoregula sp. contains the following coding sequences:
- a CDS encoding monovalent cation/H(+) antiporter subunit G, translating to MTLLADCLIWLTLAIGIGFGALGLFGLVIFPDIRSRMYTAVRATLIGVTSVTLSVLVYAASLYLETNGSQYATLALETVFLYAVIVIGTILLDREIEDQVRVP from the coding sequence ATGACCCTTCTTGCCGACTGCCTGATCTGGCTCACCCTTGCAATTGGGATTGGTTTTGGTGCCCTGGGCCTTTTCGGGCTTGTCATATTTCCGGATATCCGGAGCCGGATGTATACTGCCGTGAGGGCAACGCTCATAGGGGTCACCTCTGTTACCCTCTCGGTGCTCGTGTATGCAGCATCGCTCTACCTGGAGACGAACGGGAGCCAGTACGCCACCCTTGCGCTCGAAACGGTATTCCTGTACGCGGTAATCGTCATCGGGACGATCCTTCTGGACCGCGAGATTGAAGACCAGGTCCGGGTTCCATAA
- the alaS gene encoding alanine--tRNA ligase, which yields MLEEEYQLDYFKTQGFVRKICKACGSAFWTRDPSREICGDAPCEPYNFIGDPIFRPHTLDSMREAYLSFFEKEGHTRIERYPVAARWRDDIYLTIASIADFQPFVTSGVVPPPANPLTISQPCIRLNDLDSVGKSGRHLTTFEMMAHHAFNTPTEEIYWKDRTVELCDQFIASIGGDTQRVTYKENPWIGGGNAGPSVEVLIGGLEIATLVFMSLGRQNTGQPGYDLKGEMYYPMKLRIVDTGYGLERLVWASKGSPTIYDAVFPEMVSKVMSAAGLNHMLDNKEYTKILALNAKYAGLMDISGTNLFNLRKKVAAAIEISPDKLDKMITPVEKVYAVVDHTRCLAYMLGDCIVPSNVREGYLARLVIRRTLRMMNELKIEEPLADFIEQQTRIIGMNKFEQDLGVVREIVDRETEKYAATLERGTRIVQKIAKTYKAKSQRVPLSEIITLYDSHGIQPEMVKDIAIKEGAVVDLPDNFYSIVADQHSESKKEAEVDTAGKYTTRVQGLPPTKKLYYEQPSTIEFEAVVIDFFDNYAVLDQTLFYPEGGGQPADTGTLVSTESMVRVDGVIKVGEVVLHHVSGGMLGRGDRVKGMVDEERRWSLMRHHTGTHILLHATKEVLGAHIHQAGAQKGSESSRVDIRHFKHITADELHRIEVAANRMIMANQPVDISIEDRTKAEQKYGFSLYQGGVPPGRDIRIVKVAGDIEACAGTHCRSTGEVGMIKIIRVEHIQDGIERIEFAAGISAIFYMQHLEQILSASADTLSVQHDNLPATVTRFFTEWKEQKKDIERMSAKLVELELQTIQGESIGGLEVVVKKVDLPQKELSTLANGIAEKGGIALLATAGETVRVVLASGDPRVNAGDIISQVCSLLGGKGGGKPTLAQGGGPDANQLDLALKVGRERIIDALHG from the coding sequence ATGCTCGAAGAGGAATACCAGCTCGATTATTTCAAAACCCAGGGTTTTGTCCGCAAGATCTGCAAGGCCTGCGGTTCAGCCTTCTGGACCCGCGATCCCTCCCGGGAGATCTGCGGCGATGCTCCCTGCGAACCCTATAACTTCATCGGCGACCCGATCTTCCGCCCGCACACCCTTGACTCCATGCGGGAGGCCTACCTCTCCTTTTTTGAGAAAGAGGGCCACACAAGGATCGAACGCTACCCGGTTGCAGCCCGGTGGCGGGACGATATCTACCTCACGATCGCATCCATCGCCGACTTCCAGCCGTTTGTCACGAGCGGCGTTGTTCCCCCGCCGGCAAACCCGCTCACCATCTCCCAGCCGTGCATCCGGCTCAACGACCTCGACTCCGTGGGAAAATCCGGCCGGCACCTGACAACGTTCGAGATGATGGCGCACCATGCCTTCAACACCCCGACCGAAGAGATCTACTGGAAAGACCGGACCGTTGAACTCTGCGACCAGTTCATCGCCTCCATTGGCGGGGACACTCAGCGGGTAACTTACAAGGAGAACCCGTGGATTGGCGGCGGGAACGCCGGACCGAGCGTGGAAGTCCTGATTGGCGGACTCGAGATCGCAACCCTTGTCTTCATGAGCCTGGGGCGGCAGAACACCGGCCAGCCCGGTTACGATCTCAAGGGCGAGATGTATTACCCGATGAAGCTCCGGATTGTTGACACCGGGTACGGGCTCGAACGTCTCGTCTGGGCATCGAAAGGCTCCCCTACCATCTACGACGCGGTATTCCCGGAGATGGTGAGCAAGGTGATGAGCGCTGCCGGCCTCAACCACATGCTCGACAACAAGGAGTACACAAAGATCCTGGCCCTCAATGCCAAGTACGCCGGGCTCATGGACATCTCGGGCACCAACCTCTTCAACCTGCGCAAGAAAGTCGCAGCGGCGATCGAGATCTCGCCCGACAAGCTCGACAAGATGATAACTCCTGTTGAGAAGGTGTACGCGGTGGTAGACCACACCCGATGCCTTGCCTACATGCTCGGCGACTGCATCGTTCCCTCCAATGTCCGCGAAGGCTATCTTGCCCGGCTCGTTATCCGCCGGACCCTGCGGATGATGAACGAGCTCAAGATCGAGGAACCCCTTGCGGATTTCATCGAGCAGCAGACCCGGATCATCGGCATGAACAAGTTCGAGCAGGACCTCGGCGTTGTCCGCGAGATCGTGGACCGCGAAACCGAGAAGTATGCGGCAACGCTCGAACGCGGCACAAGGATTGTCCAGAAGATTGCAAAAACCTACAAGGCAAAGAGCCAGCGCGTGCCTCTCTCCGAGATCATAACGCTCTACGACTCCCACGGCATCCAGCCCGAGATGGTAAAGGACATTGCCATCAAGGAGGGTGCGGTCGTTGACCTGCCGGACAACTTCTACTCGATCGTTGCCGACCAGCACTCGGAATCGAAGAAAGAGGCGGAAGTGGATACAGCCGGAAAGTATACAACCCGGGTCCAGGGACTGCCCCCGACCAAGAAACTCTATTACGAGCAGCCCTCGACCATCGAATTCGAGGCGGTTGTCATCGACTTCTTCGACAACTACGCGGTGCTCGACCAGACCCTCTTCTATCCGGAAGGCGGCGGGCAGCCGGCCGATACCGGGACGCTCGTCTCAACCGAGAGCATGGTGCGGGTGGACGGCGTCATCAAGGTTGGTGAAGTTGTCCTCCACCATGTCTCGGGCGGGATGCTCGGCCGGGGCGACCGGGTCAAGGGAATGGTGGACGAGGAACGCCGCTGGTCGCTGATGCGCCACCACACCGGAACCCACATCCTCCTCCATGCAACAAAGGAAGTGCTCGGGGCACACATCCACCAGGCCGGCGCCCAGAAAGGCAGCGAGAGTTCCCGCGTGGACATCCGGCATTTCAAGCACATCACGGCCGACGAACTCCACCGGATCGAAGTTGCCGCAAACCGGATGATCATGGCCAACCAGCCGGTCGATATATCGATAGAAGACCGGACCAAAGCCGAACAGAAGTACGGCTTCTCCCTTTACCAGGGGGGTGTCCCGCCGGGTCGGGATATCCGCATTGTCAAGGTAGCCGGCGATATCGAGGCCTGTGCCGGCACCCACTGCCGGAGCACCGGGGAAGTCGGGATGATCAAGATCATCCGCGTCGAGCACATCCAGGATGGCATCGAGCGGATCGAATTTGCTGCAGGCATCTCTGCGATCTTCTACATGCAGCACCTCGAACAGATCCTCTCGGCCTCAGCCGATACCCTCTCCGTCCAGCACGATAATCTTCCGGCAACCGTCACCCGGTTCTTTACGGAATGGAAAGAGCAGAAGAAAGATATCGAGCGGATGAGCGCAAAGCTGGTTGAACTGGAACTCCAGACAATCCAGGGAGAATCCATCGGGGGTCTTGAAGTTGTGGTAAAGAAAGTCGATCTCCCGCAGAAGGAGCTCTCGACCCTTGCAAACGGTATTGCGGAGAAAGGCGGCATTGCCCTCCTCGCAACCGCCGGGGAGACCGTCCGCGTGGTCCTCGCCTCCGGTGATCCCCGGGTGAATGCCGGGGATATCATCAGCCAGGTCTGCAGCCTGCTCGGCGGGAAAGGCGGCGGCAAGCCCACCCTCGCACAGGGCGGCGGCCCGGATGCCAACCAGCTCGACCTTGCACTGAAAGTCGGACGCGAACGGATCATTGACGCACTCCATGGCTGA
- a CDS encoding PAS domain S-box protein has product MEKETEQDRIRNLLKENPKGLTIEEVSKKLSLNRATAAKYLNSMMISGQAELRELGRAKIFYLSQRLPLTNLLSLSSDLILILDRDLFIQETNEPFLSFFHQSKDELKGKKIEHSGLAPLLPDGILASLEQAVEGTEVISEVHLGTGEDDRYFKMKLIPLVFEGGAHAVGMIFEDISEMKRYQFELEERIRERTIKLQTKVEQHKRAEEALRENDAVLRSMLDATPVGVGLLVDRVFKKVNNSLCSITGYSEQELTGRNTKILYVDEAEYDRIHRELYRPMGGKGVGMLETRIRRKDGMVIDVIMSLSPFDPQDPDSGVTATILDITDRKMAEEALRRANKQVALLTSVTRHDILNKLTVLRGYISYMKKQPVNDTLSDLLRKEETIADLITGLLVFTRDYKDIGVQPPDWISVADMIRASRTSMNLGPVSVHVTTGSLEVYADPLLRKVFCNLIDHSLRHGGPVTAITVTARQDGGNLAILFEDNGSGIPVSEKEWIFDRESGKNIGLGLFLAREILAITGITIAETGEPGRGARFEMTVPAGSYRFSGN; this is encoded by the coding sequence ATGGAAAAGGAAACTGAGCAGGACCGGATACGCAACCTCCTCAAGGAGAATCCCAAGGGTCTGACGATAGAGGAAGTATCAAAAAAGCTCTCGCTGAACCGGGCTACCGCTGCCAAATATCTCAATTCGATGATGATATCGGGGCAGGCCGAACTGCGCGAGTTAGGCCGGGCAAAGATCTTCTATCTCTCCCAGCGGCTGCCCCTGACCAACCTGCTGAGCCTCTCATCCGACCTGATCCTGATCCTGGACCGGGACCTGTTCATCCAGGAGACAAACGAACCTTTCCTCTCCTTTTTCCACCAGAGCAAGGATGAGCTGAAAGGAAAGAAGATCGAACATTCCGGTCTGGCGCCGCTTCTGCCGGACGGGATCCTGGCCTCTCTTGAGCAGGCCGTCGAAGGGACTGAAGTCATTTCCGAAGTTCATCTCGGGACCGGTGAGGATGACCGGTACTTCAAGATGAAACTGATCCCCCTTGTCTTCGAAGGCGGTGCCCATGCGGTCGGGATGATCTTTGAGGATATTTCAGAAATGAAACGGTACCAGTTCGAGCTGGAAGAGCGGATCCGTGAAAGAACCATAAAACTGCAGACCAAAGTCGAGCAGCACAAGCGGGCTGAAGAGGCGCTCCGCGAGAACGATGCGGTTCTCCGGAGCATGCTTGATGCAACTCCCGTTGGTGTCGGGCTGCTCGTTGACCGTGTATTCAAAAAAGTGAACAACTCGCTCTGCAGCATAACGGGGTACTCGGAGCAGGAGCTCACCGGCAGGAATACAAAAATCCTGTACGTGGACGAGGCCGAATATGACCGGATCCACCGGGAACTATACCGGCCCATGGGGGGCAAGGGTGTCGGCATGCTGGAAACCCGGATCCGGAGAAAGGATGGCATGGTCATTGATGTCATCATGAGCCTCAGCCCGTTCGATCCCCAGGATCCGGATTCCGGGGTGACGGCAACGATCCTGGACATTACGGACCGGAAGATGGCGGAGGAAGCCCTGCGCCGGGCAAACAAGCAGGTGGCCCTGCTGACAAGTGTCACCCGCCACGATATCCTGAACAAACTCACGGTCCTCCGCGGGTATATCAGTTACATGAAAAAACAGCCCGTCAATGACACCCTGTCCGATCTTCTCCGGAAAGAGGAGACGATTGCCGATCTTATCACCGGCCTCCTTGTCTTCACGCGCGATTACAAGGATATCGGTGTCCAGCCCCCCGACTGGATCAGCGTTGCCGATATGATCCGGGCCAGCCGGACCTCCATGAACCTTGGCCCGGTCTCTGTCCATGTGACGACCGGAAGCCTTGAGGTTTACGCAGATCCTCTCCTCCGGAAAGTCTTCTGCAACCTCATCGATCACTCGCTGCGGCACGGGGGCCCGGTAACCGCGATCACGGTGACGGCCCGGCAGGACGGGGGGAACCTTGCCATCCTGTTCGAGGACAACGGCAGTGGAATTCCCGTTTCTGAAAAAGAATGGATCTTTGACCGGGAGAGCGGGAAAAATATCGGCCTTGGGCTCTTCCTTGCCAGGGAGATCCTTGCGATCACCGGCATAACCATTGCCGAGACGGGGGAGCCCGGGAGGGGTGCCCGGTTCGAGATGACGGTGCCTGCAGGCTCCTATCGGTTTTCCGGGAACTGA
- a CDS encoding methyl-accepting chemotaxis protein yields the protein MVDIKSYEMIFEQTPLALLLIDRQYRNILTNKEFSRMTGVSRDVILSMKLTDFKDRGIFKYLKDSGETFEQAVASRRTVHGQSTMETPAGKIEVLRTIIPLLDEKGEVEYIYISYNDITKMTKVHDYMAHEVDELAKIYAIMASGDLTPRYKLTDPDADTKENYDILVKLRDAVRGIIVSLENNIADVNKRMQNLTTTSDSATRSVEDASKSVNQIAKNAGVVSDNAQKATNGIEQMAKAMQDMSAAVEEITSSMESVSSQANNANTSAKTGAVLAENVNKDMTEITNSTNNVYGIVKDIEKQMNDIGKIIVLIRDLASQTNLLALNAAIEAARAGEHGRGFAVVASEVKSLAQESRSSAEKIEDMITQLNLATKKATDAMELSKTLVSKGFSESSQALDAFRTIQKAAETVANSASEVAAASEEQAATTEEITASVAEVAHLIEQTAKEAGDAAAATEESAAAIDEIARMVTTVNEVAVGAMEANRKFKVD from the coding sequence ATGGTAGACATTAAGAGTTATGAAATGATATTTGAACAGACACCGCTTGCTCTGTTACTCATTGACCGGCAATACCGGAACATTCTGACCAACAAGGAATTCTCCCGGATGACCGGTGTCTCCCGGGACGTAATCCTTTCCATGAAACTGACCGATTTCAAGGACCGGGGGATTTTTAAATATCTGAAGGATTCGGGAGAGACTTTCGAGCAGGCAGTGGCAAGCAGGCGCACGGTTCACGGGCAGTCCACCATGGAAACACCGGCCGGCAAAATAGAAGTGCTGCGGACCATCATCCCTCTGCTTGACGAGAAGGGAGAGGTCGAATACATTTATATTTCCTATAACGATATCACGAAGATGACCAAGGTCCACGACTACATGGCACATGAAGTCGATGAGCTGGCCAAGATCTACGCGATCATGGCAAGCGGGGATCTGACACCCCGGTACAAGCTCACCGACCCGGATGCAGACACCAAAGAGAATTATGATATTCTGGTAAAACTCCGGGATGCGGTCCGGGGCATCATTGTCAGTCTTGAAAACAATATTGCGGATGTCAACAAGCGGATGCAGAACCTGACGACCACATCCGACAGTGCAACCCGGAGTGTGGAAGACGCCTCAAAAAGCGTGAACCAGATTGCAAAGAACGCCGGCGTTGTCTCCGACAATGCACAGAAAGCAACGAACGGGATCGAACAGATGGCAAAAGCCATGCAGGACATGAGCGCGGCTGTTGAAGAGATCACGTCAAGCATGGAGAGTGTCTCGTCCCAGGCCAACAATGCCAACACATCGGCAAAGACTGGCGCGGTACTTGCCGAGAACGTCAACAAGGACATGACGGAGATCACGAACTCGACGAACAATGTGTATGGCATTGTCAAGGATATCGAGAAACAGATGAACGATATCGGCAAGATCATCGTGCTCATCCGCGACCTTGCCAGCCAGACCAACCTGCTTGCCCTGAACGCTGCCATCGAAGCGGCCCGGGCCGGCGAACACGGCAGGGGCTTTGCGGTTGTCGCGTCCGAGGTCAAATCCCTGGCCCAGGAGTCGCGCTCGAGTGCTGAAAAGATCGAGGACATGATCACCCAGCTCAATCTTGCAACCAAGAAGGCAACCGATGCTATGGAATTATCAAAAACCCTTGTCAGCAAAGGATTTTCCGAGTCATCCCAGGCTCTCGATGCGTTCAGGACAATCCAGAAAGCAGCGGAGACCGTGGCCAACAGCGCTTCCGAAGTTGCTGCAGCATCCGAGGAACAGGCCGCAACAACAGAAGAGATCACGGCAAGTGTGGCAGAGGTTGCGCATCTGATCGAACAGACCGCAAAAGAGGCCGGCGATGCAGCTGCTGCAACGGAAGAGTCGGCTGCCGCAATCGACGAGATCGCCCGCATGGTCACCACCGTGAACGAAGTTGCGGTAGGTGCGATGGAAGCGAACCGGAAATTCAAGGTGGATTGA
- a CDS encoding phosphoadenosine phosphosulfate reductase family protein — MRPSYLGKILLRWCDTCHTPVLARTCACGSETREIPITPPGDARPAFPEDIALVNRIYEDHFGSPLIPEGHLALLNKVPDQDRMEEIIVGGGVAGIIRYFPDRREWEPVPRPEAGVLFTPKKRFIVVSEDAVPFIRDKGMSVLAPGIISIDENIRAGDEVFILGENRKCIAVGRAKVDAGTAQGMEKGQVVRTRRNIESLIVPGAATWDDAVRANAGVLERVEAEAMLFVREVSGRNPDLQPNVSYSGGKDSLATLLVVKKAIGNIPMLFADTGLEFPETYANVDEVSKKYGLDVIRTDGNTTFWETFRRQGPPAVNARWCCKVCKLTPVGNLIRERWGECLSFIGQRRYESAARAQSDRVWRNSNVRVQLSAAPIHNWTALHVWLYIWREEAPYNVLYAQHLDRIGCFMCPSSDMSLIHMIAQEYPELWQGWVEKLEEWQKSAGFPEEWITEGKWRLKEEGKDDADSHY; from the coding sequence ATGCGACCCTCGTACTTAGGCAAGATCCTCCTGCGCTGGTGCGATACCTGCCACACACCGGTCCTTGCCCGCACGTGTGCCTGCGGGAGCGAGACCAGAGAGATCCCGATAACCCCGCCGGGCGATGCCAGGCCGGCATTCCCGGAAGACATTGCCCTTGTCAACAGGATCTATGAGGACCATTTCGGCTCGCCGCTCATCCCTGAGGGTCACCTGGCACTCTTGAATAAAGTTCCGGACCAGGACCGGATGGAAGAGATCATTGTCGGCGGGGGCGTTGCCGGCATCATCCGGTACTTCCCGGATCGCCGCGAATGGGAACCGGTCCCCCGCCCGGAAGCAGGCGTCCTCTTCACTCCAAAAAAACGGTTCATTGTCGTGAGCGAAGATGCCGTACCGTTCATCCGGGACAAAGGCATGAGCGTTCTTGCACCGGGGATTATATCAATCGACGAGAACATCCGGGCCGGGGACGAAGTCTTCATTCTCGGGGAGAACCGGAAATGTATCGCAGTGGGCCGGGCCAAAGTCGATGCAGGGACGGCTCAGGGGATGGAGAAAGGCCAGGTTGTCAGGACGCGCCGGAACATAGAATCCTTAATTGTGCCGGGCGCTGCGACATGGGACGATGCAGTAAGAGCGAATGCCGGTGTGCTGGAACGGGTGGAGGCAGAAGCCATGCTGTTTGTCCGCGAGGTCTCGGGCCGCAACCCGGATCTCCAGCCCAATGTCTCCTACTCTGGAGGAAAAGACAGCCTTGCCACCCTGCTCGTTGTTAAGAAAGCCATAGGAAATATCCCTATGCTCTTTGCCGACACGGGTCTTGAGTTCCCCGAGACCTACGCCAACGTGGACGAAGTATCAAAAAAATACGGCCTCGACGTGATCCGCACGGACGGGAACACAACGTTCTGGGAGACATTCAGGCGGCAGGGTCCGCCCGCAGTCAATGCCCGCTGGTGCTGCAAAGTGTGCAAGCTCACGCCGGTCGGGAACCTGATCCGCGAACGGTGGGGAGAATGCCTCTCGTTCATCGGCCAGCGGAGATACGAGTCCGCGGCCCGGGCGCAGAGCGACCGGGTCTGGAGAAATTCCAATGTCCGGGTCCAGCTCTCTGCAGCCCCGATCCACAACTGGACTGCCCTGCATGTCTGGCTCTATATCTGGCGCGAAGAAGCGCCCTATAATGTTCTTTACGCACAGCACCTGGACCGGATCGGTTGTTTCATGTGCCCGTCAAGCGACATGTCATTGATCCACATGATCGCACAGGAATATCCGGAGCTCTGGCAGGGCTGGGTGGAGAAACTGGAGGAATGGCAGAAGTCCGCAGGGTTTCCTGAAGAATGGATCACCGAAGGGAAGTGGCGGCTGAAAGAAGAGGGGAAAGATGACGCAGATAGCCATTATTGA
- the hisH gene encoding imidazole glycerol phosphate synthase subunit HisH, with protein sequence MTQIAIIDYGLGNLRSVIRGLERAGAQATITCNPEAIAAADGLVLPGVGAFHEGMDQLGELKTTITQAVQDVPLLGICLGMQMLLETSEEHGIHAGLGLIPGNVKKFPRTPGMKIPHMGWNSLAINNKESPLFSGFKGNEYMYFVHSFYADTAPQYALTTTEYICPFASSIANGNVYGVQFHPEKSGAAGLRLLENFIGMI encoded by the coding sequence ATGACGCAGATAGCCATTATTGATTACGGCCTGGGGAACCTCCGGAGCGTGATCCGCGGCCTCGAGAGGGCCGGGGCTCAGGCAACGATCACCTGCAATCCGGAAGCGATTGCCGCAGCCGACGGTCTCGTGCTGCCGGGAGTCGGGGCGTTCCATGAAGGGATGGATCAGCTCGGGGAGCTGAAAACTACGATAACCCAAGCGGTCCAAGACGTACCGCTCCTTGGGATCTGCCTTGGGATGCAGATGCTGCTTGAGACGAGCGAAGAGCACGGGATCCATGCAGGCCTCGGCCTCATCCCGGGAAACGTGAAGAAATTTCCCAGGACACCCGGGATGAAAATTCCCCACATGGGCTGGAATTCCCTTGCCATCAATAACAAGGAGAGCCCGCTTTTTTCCGGGTTCAAAGGCAATGAATACATGTACTTTGTCCATTCGTTCTATGCTGATACGGCCCCGCAGTATGCCCTGACAACCACCGAGTACATCTGCCCGTTTGCATCGTCCATTGCAAACGGGAATGTATACGGGGTCCAGTTCCATCCTGAGAAGAGCGGGGCGGCCGGGCTCCGGCTCCTGGAAAATTTTATCGGCATGATCTGA
- a CDS encoding helix-turn-helix domain-containing protein produces MAEDVVLLEPGDERAQKIAKAMASPTGGDILHLLGDGPKSLTDIADQLKVPMNTAKYHLENLLDAGLIAVAETKYSVKGREIKLYSLTNQLLIVAPRQSNVRSLLLKYASLFGIVAVATLGISFFAPFLGSTNGPVAAPMVMQDAARGENAVMATKAVSTYGGMGNTSSLNSDFAIAFFLGGLLVIVILLCYEAWLWKKR; encoded by the coding sequence ATGGCTGAAGACGTTGTACTCCTGGAACCGGGCGACGAGCGGGCACAGAAGATAGCAAAAGCCATGGCAAGCCCGACCGGCGGGGATATCCTCCACCTCCTCGGCGATGGCCCAAAGAGTCTCACCGATATCGCCGATCAGCTCAAGGTTCCGATGAATACGGCCAAGTACCATCTGGAGAACCTGCTGGATGCCGGTCTCATCGCAGTTGCCGAGACAAAATACAGCGTCAAGGGGCGGGAGATAAAGCTCTACTCGCTCACCAACCAGCTCCTGATCGTTGCGCCCCGGCAGTCGAACGTGCGATCCCTTCTCCTGAAATATGCATCCCTGTTCGGGATCGTTGCTGTCGCAACCCTCGGGATCTCCTTCTTTGCCCCGTTCCTTGGCAGTACCAACGGGCCTGTTGCTGCCCCCATGGTAATGCAGGATGCCGCCCGGGGGGAAAATGCGGTCATGGCAACCAAAGCCGTTTCCACCTATGGCGGGATGGGAAACACCTCATCGCTGAATTCGGATTTTGCTATTGCCTTCTTCCTTGGGGGCCTGCTCGTGATCGTGATACTTCTCTGTTACGAAGCCTGGCTCTGGAAAAAACGATAA
- a CDS encoding PKD domain-containing protein, with product MKQRFFTAARLSAACIGILFLLPLAAASLPVAGFTSDVTSGTTPLTVRFTDVSTNTPTGWIWSFGDGETSSVQNPSHTYTRAGTYSVTLAATNAEGSNTVTRSEYITAARPVIAPVASFVSNVTSGTAPVAIQFLDTSTNSPSSSAWEFGDGSTSSGPGPVHIYPDAGLYSVTLTASNAAGSNTVTRTGYIAVSAPVTDPPVAGFVSTANTGTVPQTVQFIDASTNFPVSWLWQFGDGESSAAQNPSHTYTRIGTYTVTLTAANAWGNNTVNRDNYITVNSPVPVASFDATATSGTAPLTVRFTDTSTNSPSTWNWEFGDGHSSALQNPTYVYTAPGVYTVSLLAMNAAGRGIVTRSNYITVSNGTSPVASFTSDTRDGAAPLSVRFSDSSTGIPTAWAWSFGDGAVSSVMSPSHTYLSSGSYTVTLTAKNAAGSNTTVMNNYIAVYGPSGTTAVTTARETGVPAGPSDFSEAIPVTNRAMTLEPGTVFSTSDMSAGIPLWIPALAVLVIAGAGIIWYLTRRPKGSRRQRGRDL from the coding sequence ATGAAACAAAGATTTTTTACAGCGGCCCGGTTATCCGCAGCCTGCATCGGCATCCTCTTTCTCCTGCCACTCGCCGCAGCATCGCTGCCCGTTGCCGGATTCACATCGGACGTGACCTCAGGCACAACGCCCCTTACCGTCCGGTTCACGGACGTGTCCACGAACACACCGACCGGATGGATCTGGTCGTTTGGCGATGGCGAGACATCGTCAGTACAGAATCCCTCGCATACCTATACCCGGGCCGGGACCTACTCGGTCACGCTTGCCGCAACCAATGCTGAGGGCAGCAATACCGTGACGAGATCGGAATATATCACGGCAGCAAGGCCGGTCATCGCACCGGTTGCATCCTTTGTCTCGAACGTGACATCAGGTACTGCACCGGTTGCAATCCAGTTCCTGGACACGTCCACCAATTCGCCTTCATCTTCGGCCTGGGAGTTCGGGGATGGCAGCACATCTTCAGGGCCGGGACCGGTCCATATCTATCCGGATGCCGGCCTTTATTCGGTCACCCTCACCGCATCAAATGCTGCCGGCAGCAACACGGTAACGAGAACCGGGTACATCGCGGTGAGTGCGCCTGTCACGGATCCTCCCGTTGCCGGGTTTGTCTCGACTGCGAATACCGGCACGGTACCGCAGACCGTCCAGTTCATTGACGCTTCCACGAACTTTCCGGTCTCGTGGCTCTGGCAGTTTGGCGACGGGGAGAGCTCAGCAGCCCAGAATCCATCCCACACGTACACCCGTATCGGCACCTACACGGTCACGCTGACTGCAGCCAATGCCTGGGGCAACAATACCGTAAACCGGGACAATTACATCACCGTCAATTCCCCGGTCCCGGTGGCCTCGTTCGACGCCACGGCTACTTCGGGAACAGCACCGCTGACCGTCCGGTTTACCGACACGTCCACCAATTCGCCCTCAACCTGGAACTGGGAGTTCGGGGACGGCCATTCGTCCGCACTCCAGAATCCGACTTACGTGTACACCGCCCCCGGCGTTTACACGGTCAGTCTCCTGGCCATGAATGCCGCCGGCAGGGGGATCGTGACCCGGAGCAATTATATCACGGTCTCCAACGGTACATCCCCGGTGGCTTCGTTTACATCGGATACGCGGGATGGGGCCGCCCCCCTTTCCGTACGGTTTTCGGATAGTTCCACGGGCATACCGACAGCGTGGGCATGGTCGTTCGGGGACGGGGCCGTATCATCGGTAATGAGTCCCTCGCATACCTATCTGAGCAGCGGTTCGTATACGGTCACGCTCACTGCAAAGAATGCTGCCGGCTCCAACACGACAGTGATGAACAATTACATCGCGGTGTATGGACCATCCGGAACAACTGCGGTAACAACGGCCCGGGAAACCGGAGTTCCGGCCGGCCCATCAGATTTCAGTGAGGCCATCCCGGTTACCAACAGGGCAATGACCCTGGAACCTGGCACGGTATTTTCAACCAGCGATATGTCAGCGGGTATCCCCCTGTGGATCCCGGCCCTTGCCGTCCTGGTCATTGCAGGTGCCGGGATCATCTGGTACCTGACAAGACGGCCGAAAGGATCCCGCCGGCAACGGGGCAGGGACCTCTGA